A segment of the Luteolibacter sp. Y139 genome:
GCGGCTCGGAAATGTCCCAGTACCACCGCGAAACCGTCTCCCAATCGGGAATCGTGCTCACCAGCAAGCGCCGCACGCACAGATACGACGAAGGCATCTGCGGCTCGGGAATGATCTGCGGCGTCTCGTTCGCCTCCCACGCATACTCGATCGTGTCGCCCTTCTCCGTCTTTGCAAATTTGAGCCCGCTGTCGTCGCCATCCTTGATCAGGATCCGCGCGAGCGGCAGCGACTTCGGCGTCACCACCGTATAGCTGCGATGCAGCACCGGCACCTCGTCCTCCAGCGTGGTGATGTCGGAGAAGCCGCCCTTCATCCGGGCCTTCGGTTCACCTTCCTCGGTCTCGATCTCGACGAGATCTCCGACCTGCACGCCGGGAATCGAAGCCACCAGCATCTTCTCCGCCGGATCGTAAATGTTCATGGACCCGCTCGATGGGTCCTGCTGCACCGCCGACTGCTTGGCCGGGTCCAGCGTCACCACCGAGCCATCCGGCTTCACAATCTTCAGCGAGATGACCTTCGCATAACCGTAGTCGGTATTGAACGAAGTCGAGAAGGTCAGCAGGTCGCGCCGGCCCTTCTCGGTGAGCGCCTTCGTCCGGGTGAAAGCCTTGCGCACCGCGCCGCCCTCGGCATTCACGTCCAGATGCTGGATATTCTCCAGCACCACCGTGTCCGCATTCGGAAAACGCTCGGGCGTGATCGTCTGGGCCGCCGAAACGATGGCCGAAATCTCCGGCGGGACTTGAAGCGCGTGGAGGTTCGGCGAAAGGACGAGCAGCGAACCGGATGCCAGGAGAACGTAGCGGATTTTCATGCAGGGACGGGGGTAAAGCGGCGTGACGGGCCAGCTTTGTCCCGCGAATACCCGATTCGCCAGTCGGAAGATTACCAAACCTTCCCCCTCGTTCCGCAGAACCGCTTCACAGGAACAAAAACCACACCCCCAGCGCGAACGCCCCTACCCACACCGCACCGATATGCGCGAGGCCGAAACTACGCGCTCCCGGAGTCTCCGCACGATGGTCGTGGTGCGGACCGAAAAGCGCGCCATATTTCGCGATCAGCCAACCTCCGACAAAGGTCCAGAAGATCAGGAAGGCGACGACGAGCAGTTTGATGACGAGTGGCATGGCGGACGAACCGACTTTGCCGGAATCCACCGCCGTCGACAGGTACAGCTGAAATAAATTCGCCGGAGTACAGAATCTGTACTGCATCCGTTTCACCCCGGCTGTATCTGGAAGCCACGGGTAAACCGCCCAAGATCGTGCCATGCCGACCGCCGCGCCGCTGCACCAGGAGCTTTCGGAAAAGCTCGCCGGACTCATCCGTGCCGGCACCTTTCCCGCAGGCTCGCGCTTTCCCTCCATCCGCCACACCAGCCGCGAGCACCGCGTGAGCATCTCCACGGTGATGGAGACCTATCGCCACCTCGAGGACGAGGGCTTCATCGAGGCCCGCCCGCGCTCAGGCTACTACGTCGCCCCGCCGAAAATCACGGCCGACCGCTTTCCCACCACCGCCACCCGTGCCTCGAAGCCGCTCAAGGTCGGCTCCATCGTCGAGACGCTCATGGACACCGCCGGCGATCCCACCTTCGTGCCCTTCGGCACGGCCGCACCGGGAGACGGCATCGTCCCGGAAGCGAAGCTCGCCGCCATCACCCGCGAGGTCATGAGGAAGCACGGCGCGGAAGCCCTCCGCTACACCCCGCCCCAGGGCCGCCGCGAACTCCGCACCGCCCTCTCGCGACGCCTCTTCGACATCGGCCTGAAGGTCGCACCGGACGACATCATCACCACCCAGGGCGGCACCGAAGGCTTGAATCTCGCCCTCCAGGCGACCTGCAAGACCGGCGACCTCGTGGCCGTGGAGACCCCGGCCTACTTCGGCACCCTCAATATCATCCGCAATCTCGGCCTGCGCGTCATCGAGATCCCCGTCGATCCCCGGACCGGCCTCGTCGTCGAGGCCTTGGCCACGGCGCTGAAGAAGCACGCCATCACCGCCTGCGTGGTGCAGCCGCATTTCCAGAATCCCATCGGCAGCCTCATGCCGGAGGCGAACAAGAAAGCCCTCGCTGGCCTCGCCGCGAAGCATGGCTTCACCATCATCGAGGACGATGTCTATGGCGATCTCTCGCACGATGGCGTTCGCCCGCCCTCGATCGCCGCCCACAGCGATCGCGTGATCCACTGCGGCTCCGTTTCAAAGACCATCGCCCCCGGCCTCCGCGTCGGCTGGCTCGTTCCCGGCCCTCACCTCGCGGAAATCCGCCGCCTCAAGAGCATCCAATGCCCGTGGAACGGCACCCTCTCCGAGCTGGTCATCGCCGGTCTGTTAGATGCCGGCGGCTACGATCGCCACCTCCGCCGCATCCGCGGGCTCTACGCCGGCCAATGCGCCCAAACCCGCGAGGCCGTGCTGCGCCACTTCCCCGACTACGCCCGCGTCAATCGCCCCGCCGGCGGCTTCGTCCTCTGGGTGGAAATGCCCGCCGGCTTCGATTCACAGGCCTTCACCCAGGCAGCCCTGAAGAAAGGCATCAGCCTCTCGCCCGGCACCATCTTCTCCGCATCCGGCGGCCTCAATCACTGCTTCCGCCTCAGCTGCGGCTTCGCCTTCGGCGAACGCACCTTGGAAGCCATTTCCACGCTCGGAAAACTCGCACCCCATTTCGCACCGTGAATGCATCACAAAAAGGCATGCTCTTCGGCCTGTCCGGCGTGATGGCATTCGGCCTCACGCTGCCCGCCACACGACTCGCGGTCGCCTCGCTCGATCCCGCCGTCGTCGGCCTCGGTCGCGCCGCCGTGGCATCGATCCCCGCCGCCTTCCTGCTTCTTCTAACAAAGCAGCCCTTCCCATCCCGCGATCAATGGCAGCGCCTCGCCATCGTCATCCTCGGCGTGCTCATCGGCTTCCCGCTGTCCATCGGCTGGGCCATGCAACGCGTTGATGCCTCACACGGCGGCGTGGTCCTCGGCCTCCTTCCACTCGCCACCGCCTGCGCCGCCTTCCTCCGCGCCGGGGAAAATCCCTCGCGTCGCTTCTGGATCTGCAGCCTCGCCGGCAGCGCCACCGTCGTCGTCTTCGCCCTGTCCTCCAGCAGCGGCAAGCTGACTCCAGCAGACGGCGCACTTCTGTTAGCCGTCGCCTCCGCCGCCATTGGCTACGCCGAAGGCGGACGTCTCTCGCGTGAACTCGGC
Coding sequences within it:
- a CDS encoding aminotransferase-like domain-containing protein; translation: MPTAAPLHQELSEKLAGLIRAGTFPAGSRFPSIRHTSREHRVSISTVMETYRHLEDEGFIEARPRSGYYVAPPKITADRFPTTATRASKPLKVGSIVETLMDTAGDPTFVPFGTAAPGDGIVPEAKLAAITREVMRKHGAEALRYTPPQGRRELRTALSRRLFDIGLKVAPDDIITTQGGTEGLNLALQATCKTGDLVAVETPAYFGTLNIIRNLGLRVIEIPVDPRTGLVVEALATALKKHAITACVVQPHFQNPIGSLMPEANKKALAGLAAKHGFTIIEDDVYGDLSHDGVRPPSIAAHSDRVIHCGSVSKTIAPGLRVGWLVPGPHLAEIRRLKSIQCPWNGTLSELVIAGLLDAGGYDRHLRRIRGLYAGQCAQTREAVLRHFPDYARVNRPAGGFVLWVEMPAGFDSQAFTQAALKKGISLSPGTIFSASGGLNHCFRLSCGFAFGERTLEAISTLGKLAPHFAP
- a CDS encoding DMT family transporter; amino-acid sequence: MNASQKGMLFGLSGVMAFGLTLPATRLAVASLDPAVVGLGRAAVASIPAAFLLLLTKQPFPSRDQWQRLAIVILGVLIGFPLSIGWAMQRVDASHGGVVLGLLPLATACAAFLRAGENPSRRFWICSLAGSATVVVFALSSSSGKLTPADGALLLAVASAAIGYAEGGRLSRELGGWQVMCWSIVAALPFILGPLIWLIQRHGIHATPSSWAGFFYLSLVSSFLGMFAWYHGLSLGGVAKVGQLQLLQPFFTFLFAMAFLGERFGWQPVACAALVALFILAGRAKPSRKPLFRRAPRVVA